The window gatccttgtggtacaccatAGTGAAAGTTTCTAGGTGAAGAAGAAGATCCAGCAATATTTACTCTTTGTGTGCGTCCTCGAAGGTAAGAAGTGAACCAATTCAAAGCGATTCCTTTAAATCCGAAGTACGAATGGAGACGGGATAGTAATATATCATGGTCTAGAGTGTCAAATGCTGCCGAAAGATCGAGGAGTATTAAAATGACATCATTGCGAGAATCAAGAGCCTTCAAAATGTCATTAGTGACTCGTAGAAGTGCAGTCTCGGGGATTAGATATTCAgcccgctgtttcgggaaaggaGCCCGCGCTCTGTCGACAAAAAGTCTCTCTGAGAGGAACGAAGACCGCACTCCAGAGCGCGGCGAAATTCGAGCTTACGAGGCCTACCGGCCTGTTGTAACTGGAAAATCTTTTAGTGGTTCAATTAAAGAGTTACGTTGAGAATTCGTAACGTGCTCGCCTAATTAATTTATATTACCTATCAAAATCCCTGCCTCAGAAACAAACTGAAGAAACGCTAAACGTGCGTACTATTGGTATGCTTGCAAATAAATGTAGCATCTTTTAATATTCTGGTACTTAATTTTTTTAGAGGACTTCCCTTCTTTGGGAAATCCGCTACAAAGTGTTGGCGAACAGGCGGAAAAAGAAGAATCTACGTTTGATACGCGGTACCTCGGTGAGTGCCATTACAAAAACATGCTACAAATTTACTATGGATAGCGCATATCCTACTATAATTCATTTCTGCTTCATGAGTCTCAAGTGTAGTTTGGAATAAAAATGGTAAAACCGCTGAGAAAGTGCCCCATGGATAATATCAATTCAATAATTAAGACGTAAATCTGGGTGGTTTTTGGCCAACAGTTGTAAATTATTCCGTGATGTGATCTGTCTCGTTGCCgctagcaacgggtcgcaaattttaCACTTTTATCGGATTATTATATTATACATTATCGCTAATCGGATTACTAAAACCAATTctgaaaatattcgtgcctgATCAGTTTTCTGTCAAATTTTGgtccaagaaagctgataaaatgaggaacatttttattttgtattcaaAAATTCATAATTAACGTTAACATGACCAAATTTGTGTGGAAAACTGATtttagtgtttttgttttttttttttctttcaactttgttttttatgaaatatttcagttCTATGTAAGGaagttatatgtttttggaaagcttattttcgtagctttaaaatgatttattgctttccccctaactgaaatactttttgagaataaaaaacattttttttgcgaTGGCTGACTTCGCGCGGCAATATTTGGAAAGTACTCTGTAGAAAAGGAGTAATTTACCTACAATAATTTCTTATGAAGACTTTTGTGAAAGTCTAGCCTCCTCCAAGTCACACTAAATCACGGACTTTTCCTCTCTTTGTCTTGTTAAGTCATTCCAGCAGCCCTTTTCTTTGGACTTCTCCTTGTCACTGCCTTGTTGCTCTGCTTACGTTACAGTCGGTGAGTAAACGTTATTTACTTTATGATGATTTGTTGATAGGGTGGTTCTGAATTTATTGCCGAAATTATGCGATGGCGACTCGGAGATTAGCCTACAAATCTCGCGCCACTTTCTCAAGCAATTAAATCacaataataaatatatggaaaatctgcattctgattggctaagagaaataaAGTTTTCGGGTGACACAATGCCGCTGAAGGGTAATTCGATGCAGAAAATTACGAAGGCCACAAACCACTGAAGCATTCTGACTTGTCAATGAAAATAATGATTAAGGAAACTTACAGGTGGCCAATCAAATGGTATTTTCTTCGTCAGTTTTCTTCGTCATTTGCCATtttggattttctttttctttttcatcgttTAAGGTTGTTCGCAGATTGGTTCTAGAAATATGCCTTAGAAGAACAATCAAAGGGGAAAAATAGAGGCAACCATAACACgtaaaaaattccaaactttGGCTTCAAGAAAGTTCAAAAACGAAAACAGACAATCATTAATCATTAATGCAGAGATACTCTACCAAAGGAAGGAATGTTTTATTTAGAAAATGGTATGCTAAATAAAGATCATTCAATACACCTCCTTACTAAATATAGCCCCCACACTTATTTACCTGACATAATAAAttgcattttaataatgttgAACGTAAGTACAAGGTCCAatttaaataaaagcaaaaCTATACTTTGGCATTCGTCGGTTTTAAGTAGGCATGGATCTGCCCAATTAAGTCTTTTCTCAGTGCAGCTTTGGAGCAGTGCAGGCACGACCTTTTCTGTTTTCCGAATAAGGCGTGCGTGGCTCTTCTTAAGGGCCTGGAAAGTGTCTGGCAAGAGCCTTGGAAATGCCATAAATAAAGTGGTGATAAAGTAGATAATATCATCGGatctttgaacaattattaaGAACTGTAAGGGGCGTACCCGCCTCGTGCACATGCTGTCGCTGTAATATGGAGTTATCctttcagttagtggagaggaacccctttcctgtagggggattcttgcttaagcaccataatcatgccacaaaggttgctagtctactgctgtttttgtttttgttgttgttgttttttttctttaacaatgATCTTTAAGCAATTAAGAACTGTAAGGGGCGTACCCGCCTCGTGCACATACTTTCGCTGTAATCTGGAGTTCTCCTTTGAGGCATGGGTCAACCACACATGAAAAAAATAAGTCGGTGATATCTTGAGGCCAAGGTCTGACTCATCTCTAAACACATTCCACGAAGATAAAAGGTTGGTACATTTGACAATTATTACACTGATAATTATAATTCACATAACATTTTTCTCCTCAGAAAATTTCCAAGAAAGGGTAAAGGCTATTCTGAGTTCAATGACTTTGACGACGAGGGAATCGATGAAACAGTACTATACGATGTGCCAATGTACGAGGTGCAGACAGTTACTATAGAGATGGGGCCAGAGAAATTAATTCGGGAAAATGGGAAAGGAGTGTGGCAGGAAATTACCTTGTCCGAATCACTACAAGTACAACAAAAATACCACAATGCTATATACGACAGAGTGGATATCGATATCATTGAATATGAAACAGAAACTGAGACAGATGCGGCTGTGACTAAGATACCAATAGGGAGCAATTTAGCTAGCGAGACGGCATCCCTCAGCCGTGTGTTCTTTGAGACAGATCTGGCAGACTTAATTTATGAATCCCATGTTGCTAATAGTGCACCTAAGCCAGTCAAGAAGAAGAgcattttcagtttaaaatctGGTTACGAAAATCTTGTTAATGAAGACGACGAAGAAGTCATTTACGATGATGTTGCTGCTGTAACGAGCAGAAAAGACGCACGAAGGAATAGCATGGGTGACTTTGCGCCTGGCGAAAATGTCGATGAAGGAATCTACGAAGATGTTATCCTTGTTACAAGTGCTCAAGATGCACAGAAGGATAAAATGAAGCTTGGGTCTGAGAAAAACGACCATATCTGTGACGATGTTATTCCAGAAAAGACACCTGGTGACAAAACAAGGATAGACGACATTTTATCTCAGGATAACAAGGTAATcacaaactttatttttcaactaATCTTGGAGGCTTTACCTCATAGAATACTGTTTTTCGATAGTGCAAACCGATAAAATGCTGGTAGACGAACTGCAGAAGCCATTGAAATTTCTTTGtaatgttgtttttctttggacGTACACTCCTATCATCGACTTCCCTTTAGTCTAATTTGTTCGCAATCTTCAAAATCGCATCAATACTTAATGAGAGACTCCATCATGTGCAGGGCTTGACTTCTTAACCCAATAGATGgtttttcacgttacgtcatcgccgccatgttggcggacgataaacaaaagatttctcattaactccttttgttcgtccaccagcgtTGTTatttgtgtctctagagattggttgcaagcCATCCATAGAGTCACGTTGAAACACCGAGCTCGTTTAGACCTTGGCAAATCAGCAAAGTTTACGTGACAGAAAGGGCTGGGATAGGCCTAGCTACAAATATCCggatatatatttaaaatatttagaagCTCCTGGGGTATTAGAAAAAATCTGAGATatttagaaaaagaaaagattaaATTTGGGATTTCACTatggtttttttacttttgtgaGTTaacacatgtttttttttttctttttttttgtggagtttttgatcagtttataatatttaatatttggGATATTTGAGTTTTTTCACGATATTCAGGGGGGGAAGGGAGATATTTAAGAAAATATGAGGAATTTCCGATGACATCTTTAAGCGATTTTACGTGATATTTGTAGCTAGGCTTAGGCCGGGAAGAATGGTTACAAGACAAAGGTCAATGAACAGAGATGTTCATAACAGGGAATGTGGGTCTCTGGTAGAACGGGTTAGCAACTTCATGCTGctctatttgttttgttttgttttgtttttttctgcctGGCGTTCTGATGAAACTTAAGAACAACacaaaactaacaaacaaacaaacaagagaaaaatgaacaatgaactaaCAAACGAGCAAACGACGAAACGAAGACTGAAACAAAGAACCGAACAGATCTAGATGAGCAAACGAACagacaacaaataaataacaagaaaTTGAACAGCCCAGCGAAAGCATGCGTCAAATGGCACTGCTTACAAAATATGAAGTAAATTATTTATCACCCATCATTCTAGATATTTGGCTTTGATCGTGTGAATACACTTCCAAGTAGAGGAAACACGAAGAAACGAAGTAACCGTGGAAGAAACACACTCCCAAACGGAAAACCTTCAATGCGACACCAAAGGAAAGAGCAGTCACTCGAGGGAAGTACAATGCCAAACGCAAGAAATGCTTCAAGAGAGGGAAGAAAGTGAATGCAGCTTAAGGAAGGGTTGCGAATGGGTTGGGACCCAGCCCAATTCACTTCGGTGGTTTGTTTGTAGACTAACAACATATCGTTGTTAAAAATCGGTTTTTAATTAAAACCTGAttagatttcttttttcctAGCATATTCTCAAGATATGGCAGTTTTTCTAACGGGAGGTTTCAGATCAAATGGCAAACAGCATAGAGTAGAAGTTTCCCTCGCAACTGAACACAAGTTTCATATTTGCACCTACTGCAAGgtcatttcctttttctttgttttattaaaattattttcttagcCTTCTTTATCGCATTCACACAAC of the Montipora capricornis isolate CH-2021 chromosome 7, ASM3666992v2, whole genome shotgun sequence genome contains:
- the LOC138055628 gene encoding uncharacterized protein, encoding MKNGCDRSWMYFKEEHAKTSKTNAIDSCLSDPCYNGSCYNTENGYECLCHTGYTGTHCNESLQDQNKGNCASSPCLNEGTCINAEGGHFCNCRRGFYGSQCQFGCGFRELGIRVPGSRRIPDSDITASSQRVEGRYAFRGRIGVETIGDWEDGWCAAVSDTEPYFQVFFGFLTNVTVVETEGVIDGNTDAWVESYYVSTSNSSDPESFVNYTEGGETKIFKANDNILGKNVSLNGTSAHYIRIHPVSFIGTSACLRIALYVCDSEDFPSLGNPLQSVGEQAEKEESTFDTRYLVIPAALFFGLLLVTALLLCLRYSRKFPRKGKGYSEFNDFDDEGIDETVLYDVPMYEVQTVTIEMGPEKLIRENGKGVWQEITLSESLQVQQKYHNAIYDRVDIDIIEYETETETDAAVTKIPIGSNLASETASLSRVFFETDLADLIYESHVANSAPKPVKKKSIFSLKSGYENLVNEDDEEVIYDDVAAVTSRKDARRNSMGDFAPGENVDEGIYEDVILVTSAQDAQKDKMKLGSEKNDHICDDVIPEKTPGDKTRIDDILSQDNKIFGFDRVNTLPSRGNTKKRSNRGRNTLPNGKPSMRHQRKEQSLEGSTMPNARNASREGRK